In a single window of the Acidobacteriota bacterium genome:
- a CDS encoding M48 family metallopeptidase, with protein MPKKKDDETDNSAEIAKGHFVKCRYCGQKNAVKADYEPRDANCGKCKLPLSNEPHKKFGALNKHDYVHPEDSQALKTLKAIPGVDSALKKLLAWTGESAIRVSFMASAVKVTPKQCPDLHAKLVVACNTLGVEVPDLYVQQNPLVNAFTGGVEKPIIVIHSALVERLNDEETLAVIAHEVGHIHAEHVLYLTAARLIEALANISVARLVPGSEIIKFIVSAGISGALLAWARRAELSCDRAALLVTQDADVIARTMMKLAGGTFASKIDYGLFLEQARDFEENYDKNKLDKFWADMINAGMTHPFPIWRVSEILKWVESGQYAGLMERK; from the coding sequence ATGCCAAAGAAGAAGGACGACGAAACTGACAATTCTGCAGAGATCGCCAAAGGACATTTTGTGAAATGCCGCTACTGCGGACAAAAAAATGCAGTGAAGGCTGACTATGAGCCCCGCGATGCGAACTGCGGCAAGTGCAAACTGCCCCTATCGAACGAGCCGCATAAGAAGTTCGGAGCCCTCAACAAGCACGACTATGTTCATCCCGAAGACAGTCAAGCACTTAAAACGCTCAAGGCGATACCGGGCGTAGATTCCGCGCTTAAGAAGTTACTCGCCTGGACAGGAGAATCTGCGATCCGCGTTTCGTTCATGGCAAGTGCTGTAAAAGTAACTCCAAAACAATGCCCGGACCTTCACGCCAAACTCGTAGTGGCATGCAACACGCTTGGCGTCGAAGTGCCGGACCTTTACGTGCAGCAGAATCCGTTGGTGAACGCCTTCACCGGCGGTGTCGAAAAACCAATAATCGTGATCCATTCCGCACTGGTCGAGAGGCTGAATGACGAGGAAACACTCGCTGTCATAGCTCACGAGGTGGGACACATACACGCCGAGCACGTGTTGTATCTCACAGCCGCAAGGCTGATCGAGGCATTGGCCAATATCTCGGTCGCCAGGCTCGTTCCCGGCTCCGAGATCATCAAATTCATTGTGTCTGCCGGAATATCAGGAGCCCTGCTTGCTTGGGCACGCCGTGCTGAATTGAGCTGCGACCGGGCGGCATTGCTCGTTACGCAGGATGCCGACGTTATCGCCCGCACGATGATGAAGCTCGCTGGCGGCACGTTCGCATCAAAGATCGATTATGGCCTGTTCCTTGAGCAGGCGCGCGACTTTGAAGAGAACTACGATAAGAACAAGCTCGACAAGTTCTGGGCGGACATGATCAACGCAGGCATGACACACCCGTTCCCGATCTGGCGGGTTTCTGAGATCTTGAAATGGGTCGAGAGCGGGCAATATGCCGGTCTGATGGAACGAAAATAG
- a CDS encoding class I SAM-dependent RNA methyltransferase encodes MSDALKKNPEIGGLVDRVTLSIDRIVPGGLGIGFADGMTFFVPLTAPGDVIVAEVTRRKGKIAWCEIEELIESGPQRIEPPCPHYGLCGGCNFQHLTYSEQIAAKREIVRDCLRRIGGIEMPDLAIVFESPKQFGYRTRVRWHTDGDRDAVGFKRRRSDDVIIVDNCPILSDGLNLVLAKSDVLGNDLPDELEASADDQGKVVFSPNIQGSDSELSRIVAGLEYRYSAECFFQANSAMLEPLVTAAVEGLAGERALDLYCGVGLFSLPLAQKFDSVDAVEGSSPSAEYAIANSKRAGLTNVNVQTSDVELFCTDGVLGKYDAVVLDPPRSGPPQALIANLATSGVRTVSYVSCEPSILARDLKTLLAAGYKITGFTMLDLFPQTHHVETVVRLVQ; translated from the coding sequence ATGTCTGATGCTTTAAAAAAAAATCCCGAAATCGGCGGCTTGGTCGACCGGGTCACGCTAAGTATCGACCGCATCGTCCCTGGCGGGCTTGGCATCGGATTCGCGGATGGAATGACGTTCTTTGTTCCTTTGACCGCTCCGGGTGATGTCATCGTAGCGGAAGTGACCCGGCGAAAAGGCAAGATCGCGTGGTGCGAGATCGAAGAACTGATCGAGAGCGGCCCCCAACGCATTGAACCGCCGTGTCCGCATTACGGTCTCTGCGGCGGGTGTAATTTTCAGCACCTAACTTATTCTGAGCAGATAGCTGCCAAAAGGGAGATCGTCCGAGACTGTCTGCGGCGGATCGGTGGCATTGAGATGCCGGACCTTGCCATAGTTTTCGAGAGCCCAAAGCAGTTCGGTTATCGTACCCGTGTCCGCTGGCACACCGATGGTGACCGAGATGCCGTAGGCTTCAAGCGCCGCCGATCTGACGATGTGATCATTGTCGACAATTGCCCGATACTGTCGGACGGACTGAATTTAGTATTGGCTAAGAGTGATGTTCTTGGAAATGACCTGCCTGATGAATTGGAAGCCTCTGCTGATGACCAAGGCAAAGTTGTGTTTTCGCCCAATATTCAGGGTTCGGATTCGGAACTGAGCCGAATCGTCGCGGGATTGGAGTATCGTTATTCAGCGGAGTGTTTTTTTCAAGCAAATTCCGCGATGCTTGAGCCGCTCGTAACAGCGGCTGTCGAGGGGCTTGCCGGTGAACGGGCGCTCGATCTTTATTGCGGCGTGGGACTATTTTCATTGCCGCTTGCTCAAAAGTTCGATAGCGTCGATGCGGTCGAGGGCAGCTCTCCCTCAGCAGAATATGCGATCGCGAATTCTAAGCGTGCGGGTTTGACCAATGTGAATGTGCAGACGTCGGATGTTGAACTTTTCTGTACTGATGGCGTTCTAGGTAAGTACGATGCCGTCGTTCTCGATCCGCCCCGCAGCGGGCCGCCGCAGGCCTTGATCGCGAATCTGGCAACATCGGGTGTACGAACTGTCTCGTATGTATCTTGTGAGCCGTCTATCCTTGCTCGAGACCTAAAAACTCTTCTGGCGGCAGGCTACAAGATAACCGGATTCACAATGCTGGATCTGTTTCCGCAGACACACCATGTCGAAACAGTGGTCAGGCTTGTTCAATGA
- a CDS encoding methylmalonyl-CoA mutase family protein: MAERKDRFTTSSGIELPTDLNPSNTAPIDYANDLGAPGQYPFTRGVRPNMYRGRFWTMRQYAGFATAEESNARYRYLLSQGTTGLSVAFDLPTQIGLDSDDPLAAGEVGKVGVAIDSLDDMLTLFDGIPLDQVTTSMTINATASTLLCLYLAVAKKQGVSFEKLGGTIQNDILKEYIARGTYIYPPQPSLRLITDTFKFCSAEVPNWNTISISGYHIREAGSTAAQEIAFTLADAICYVQSAIDVGLDVDKFAPRLSFFFNAHNELLEEIAKFRAARRLWARIMKERFGAKDPRSMMLRFHTQTAGSTLTAQQPEVNVVRTTIQALAAVLGGTQSLHTNSLDEALGLPTEHAATIALRTQQVIANESGVADTVDPLAGSYAIEELTTQLEKLAAEYIEKIDAMGGMLRAIEAGYVQSEIQDAAYEYQRAVEKGEAVVVGVNAFRSAEEPIPILRIDERIERDQIERVRAVRAKRDAASANRCLAAIKAAAGEDGNLVPLILEAVENDVTVGEISDKLREVWGEYRESVTI; this comes from the coding sequence ATGGCGGAGCGAAAAGATCGATTTACCACATCATCGGGTATAGAATTGCCCACAGACCTTAACCCTTCGAATACGGCTCCGATTGACTACGCAAACGACCTTGGGGCGCCGGGCCAGTATCCATTTACACGCGGCGTCAGGCCAAATATGTACCGCGGCCGTTTTTGGACGATGCGGCAGTATGCGGGCTTCGCCACGGCCGAAGAATCGAACGCCCGTTACCGGTATCTGCTGTCTCAAGGTACGACAGGACTGAGCGTAGCTTTTGATCTGCCCACACAGATCGGACTGGACAGCGACGACCCGCTTGCCGCCGGCGAGGTCGGCAAGGTCGGCGTCGCTATCGACAGTCTGGACGATATGCTCACGCTTTTCGACGGCATCCCGCTCGATCAGGTTACGACGTCGATGACGATCAACGCCACCGCGTCAACGCTGTTATGTCTTTATCTTGCCGTCGCGAAAAAGCAAGGCGTGTCGTTTGAAAAACTGGGCGGCACGATCCAGAACGACATTCTCAAAGAATATATTGCTCGCGGGACCTACATTTATCCGCCGCAACCAAGCCTGCGCCTGATCACCGACACCTTCAAGTTCTGTTCTGCTGAAGTCCCGAATTGGAACACCATTTCCATTTCCGGCTATCACATTCGCGAGGCCGGCTCGACCGCCGCCCAGGAGATCGCGTTTACGCTCGCGGACGCTATCTGCTATGTACAGTCGGCAATTGACGTCGGACTCGATGTCGATAAATTCGCCCCGAGGCTTTCATTCTTTTTCAATGCTCACAACGAGCTGCTTGAAGAGATAGCAAAATTCCGCGCCGCCCGGCGCCTTTGGGCACGGATAATGAAGGAGCGTTTCGGTGCCAAGGATCCGCGGTCCATGATGCTGCGTTTTCACACGCAGACGGCCGGCTCCACGCTCACAGCCCAACAGCCCGAGGTCAACGTCGTCCGCACAACGATACAGGCACTCGCGGCTGTCCTCGGCGGGACACAGTCGCTTCATACGAATTCGCTGGACGAAGCACTCGGCCTTCCCACAGAACACGCCGCCACGATCGCTCTTCGCACACAGCAAGTAATCGCCAATGAATCAGGTGTTGCTGATACCGTCGATCCGCTCGCAGGGAGTTATGCGATCGAGGAACTGACGACACAACTGGAAAAGCTCGCCGCCGAATACATTGAAAAGATCGACGCCATGGGCGGAATGCTGCGCGCGATCGAGGCCGGCTATGTTCAAAGCGAGATCCAGGACGCCGCCTACGAATACCAGCGTGCGGTCGAAAAAGGCGAGGCTGTTGTAGTTGGCGTGAACGCGTTTCGCTCAGCTGAAGAACCTATTCCTATCCTTCGCATAGACGAGCGCATCGAACGCGATCAGATCGAACGTGTGCGTGCTGTCCGTGCAAAGCGCGATGCCGCATCCGCCAATCGATGTCTAGCCGCTATCAAAGCCGCGGCAGGCGAGGACGGCAATCTCGTCCCGCTCATACTTGAGGCTGTTGAGAATGATGTAACTGTCGGTGAAATAAGTGACAAATTAAGAGAGGTTTGGGGAGAGTACCGCGAGTCGGTGACCATCTGA